TGAGTGCGAGCACGGCGTACTGCGAGCACGACGGGTAGAACCGGCACGTCGGGGGCGTGAGCGGCGAGATGACGGTCTGGTACACCCGCACGAGCGCGACGAGCACGAGCACCGGCAGCCGCACGAGCAGCCGGAGGGCCTGCGCAGGACGTGAGGTCATGGGATGTCTCAAGCGCCGGCGCGCTGTCGGGCACGCTTGGCGGCGACCTTGAGCGCGATGTCGAGGTCCTCGCCGAGCGCCGCGTAGTCGCGCACCGCCGCGGGAGGCAGCGCACGCACGACGACGCCTGCGTCCGCCGGCATCGTCGCGAGCCGCTCGCGCACGAGCGCGCGCAGACGCCGCTTGACCCGGTTCCGCGTCACGGCGTTGCCGACGCCCTTGGACACGACGAGACCGACCACCGGACCAGGTCCGGGGTCGGTCTCAGTCACGAGGTGCACGACGAGCGACTCACGTCCGCCACGCGCACCGCGGCGCACCGCCCGCTCGAACTCGGCGGGACGGCGCATCCGGTGCGCGGCAGGCAGCACCGGAGAGGCGTCAGGCCGAGAGCTCCGTGCGACCCTTGCGCCGACGAGCGGCGAGGATCGCACGGCCGGCGCGCGTGCGCATGCGCAGACGGAAGCCGTGCGTCTTGGCGCGGCGCCGGTTGTTCGGCTGGAAGGTCCGCTTGCTCACGAGGGTCTCCAAGTACTTCGGGGCAATGATCACGCGCAGCGCGCACGACCAGGTCAGGGTGCCGAGCTCGACTGCTCCGGGGTCGACACGCGCGAGCGTGTCCGGCGTCATGGCGCGCCAGCAGGAGCCATCAGGAAGGGCTGCACAACGTTACGCCGCGCCGGCCTCGAGGGTCAAATGGCGGGCAGCA
The Cellulomonas sp. NS3 DNA segment above includes these coding regions:
- the yidD gene encoding membrane protein insertion efficiency factor YidD is translated as MTSRPAQALRLLVRLPVLVLVALVRVYQTVISPLTPPTCRFYPSCSQYAVLALTRHGAVRGTWLAVRRVLRCHPWNPGGVDDVPPAAEHRPRSPRTAHAAH
- the rnpA gene encoding ribonuclease P protein component, with the protein product MRSSPLVGARVARSSRPDASPVLPAAHRMRRPAEFERAVRRGARGGRESLVVHLVTETDPGPGPVVGLVVSKGVGNAVTRNRVKRRLRALVRERLATMPADAGVVVRALPPAAVRDYAALGEDLDIALKVAAKRARQRAGA
- the rpmH gene encoding 50S ribosomal protein L34, producing the protein MSKRTFQPNNRRRAKTHGFRLRMRTRAGRAILAARRRKGRTELSA